GCGATCCACTCGGTGAGGGGCCCGGGCAGGATGCCCAGCAGCACCACGGCCGCGGTGGAGATGATGAGCGCCAGCTCCGTCATCCAGGCCCGCTCCAGCGGGTGGGCGCCTTCGGGAACCGGGCGCATGTACATGTAGACGACCACGCGCAGGTAGTAATAGGCGCCAGCCGCGCTGGAGAGCACCGCGACGATGGTGAGCCCGACGAGGCCCACGTCCACCGCGGCGCGGAAGAGCAGGAGCTTGCCGATGAAGCCGACGGTGGGAGGAATGCCGGCGAGCGACAGCATGAAGGCGGCCATGGCGAAGGCCCAACCCGGCCGGCGCTGGGCCAGTCCGCTCAGGCGCTCCAGGTCCCACGCGGTGCCCCGCTCCTCGTCCTCGCGGCGCTCCAGGAGGGAGACGATGCCGAAGGCCCCGATCGCGGTGACGGCGTAGGCGAGCAGGTAGAAGAGGATGCCGCGCAGGGCCTCGACGCGTGCGGTGGCCTCGACACTGGCGCCGGTGAGCGACGTGGGCCCGAGCAGCTGGAACTGCTGGCCGGGCTGCACGACGAAGAGGGCGGCCACGCCCAGCATCAGATAGCCGGCGTGGGCGATGGAGGAGTAGGCCAGCATGCGCTTGATGTTGCGCTGCGGGATGGCGAGCAGGTTGCCGCCCACCATGGTGAGCAACGCCAGGGTGGAGAACAGGGCGAAGGGCAGCTTGCCGTTGATGCCGCTGCCCACGGTGACGAACACGCGCACGAGCGCCACGAAGGCGGCGGCCTTCACGCCCGCGCTCATGAGCGCGGTGACGGGAGTGG
Above is a window of Cystobacter fuscus DNA encoding:
- a CDS encoding NADH-quinone oxidoreductase subunit N; protein product: MNLPTLTSADFLPLIPAFILVLGACILLLSEVFLSASSTRGYQAVLASLTAVIAGGVSLQLLFEPAREVFLGFGALDPFSSFLTFIVCVSLALATLTSAGFLRRRGAERGEFYALMLFAGAGMSLLGVSNELITVFINIEVLSISTYALTSFLRRGTRPSEAGFKYFILGAFSSAVLLYGAALLYGATGTTLLSHMAQPLRDAMETHAALVYAGAVLVAAGFAFKVAAVPFHMWTPDVYEGAPTPVTALMSAGVKAAAFVALVRVFVTVGSGINGKLPFALFSTLALLTMVGGNLLAIPQRNIKRMLAYSSIAHAGYLMLGVAALFVVQPGQQFQLLGPTSLTGASVEATARVEALRGILFYLLAYAVTAIGAFGIVSLLERREDEERGTAWDLERLSGLAQRRPGWAFAMAAFMLSLAGIPPTVGFIGKLLLFRAAVDVGLVGLTIVAVLSSAAGAYYYLRVVVYMYMRPVPEGAHPLERAWMTELALIISTAAVVLLGILPGPLTEWIAQAGSLLNR